The following are encoded together in the Microtus pennsylvanicus isolate mMicPen1 chromosome 8, mMicPen1.hap1, whole genome shotgun sequence genome:
- the LOC142856326 gene encoding sepiapterin reductase-like: MEGGVLGLTVCVLTGASRGFGRALAPLLARLLSPDSVLLLSARSDSALRQLEEELGTQHPGLRVVRAAADLCTEAGVQQLLCAVRELPRPEGLQRLLLINNAGTLGDVSKGFLNVTDPAEVNTYWTLNLTSMLCLTSGTLNAFPDSPGLSKTVVNISSLCALQPYKSWALYCAGKAARDMLYQVLAAEEPGVRVLSYAPGPLDTDMQQLARETSKDPELRNGLQKLKSNGELVDCGTSAQKLLSLLQKDTFQSGAHIDFYDS, translated from the exons ATGGAGGGAGGCGTGCTTGGCCTTACCGTTTGCGTGCTGACTGGGGCCTCCCGGGGCTTCGGCCGCGCCCTGGCCCCGCTGCTGGCCCGGCTGCTGTCGCCCGATTCGGTGCTGCTCCTGAGCGCACGCAGTGACTCGGCGCTGCggcagctggaggaggagctgggcacACAGCATCCAGGCCTGCGAGTGGTGCGGGCAGCAGCCGACCTCTGCACCGAGGCTGGCGTGCAGCAGCTGTTGTGCGCGGTTCGCGAGCTCCCCAGGCCCGAGGGGCTGCAGCGCCTGCTGCTCATCAACAATGCAG GCACTCTTGGAGATGTTTCCAAAGGCTTCCTGAACGTGACCGACCCAGCTGAGGTGAACACTTATTGGACTCTGAACTTGACCTCCATGCTCTGCTTGACCTCGGGGACCCTGAATGCCTTCCCGGATAGCCCTGGCCTTAGCAAGACCGTGGTTAACATCTCGTCTCTATGTGCCCTGCAGCCCTATAAGAGTTGGGCGCTGTACTGCGCTGGGAAGGCTGCCCGAGACATGTTGTACCAGGTCCTAGCTGCTGAGGAACCTGGTGTGAGGGTGCTAAGCTATGCTCCAG GTCCCCTGGACACAGACATGCAGCAGTTGGCTCGAGAAACCTCCAAGGACCCAGAGTTAAGGAACGGACTGCAGAAGCTGAAGTCGAATGGGGAGCTGGTGGATTGTGGGACATCAGCCCAGAAACTGCTGAGCTTGTTGCAAAAGGACACCTTCCAGTCTGGAGCCCACATAGATTTCTATGACAGTTAA